One genomic window of Tachypleus tridentatus isolate NWPU-2018 chromosome 12, ASM421037v1, whole genome shotgun sequence includes the following:
- the LOC143235010 gene encoding UPAR/Ly6 domain-containing protein rtv-like, with amino-acid sequence MKFYLLNPILCGLVVFWSLVVVDGRFKRCFTCRSRGDFGDCKDPFLLNSTTVEKLSGVEASPCASGWCAKVVEGEDSDFDVATERLCLQRPPQDGEERCDDTIYEDRRVFMCFCRGDLCNSGIAITMEIMVQASVFLTIITWWKITNLITI; translated from the exons ATGAAGTTCTACCTCCTTAACCCGATTTTGTGTGGTCTCGTTGTATTTTGGAGTTTAGTTGTTGTTGACG GTCGGTTTAAACGATGTTTCACGTGCAGGTCACGTGGTGACTTTGGGGACTGCAAGGATCCTTTTCTACTCAATAGTACGACGGTGGAGAAGTTATCAGGTGTTGAAGCCTCACCATGCGCCTCAGGATGGTGTGCCAAGGTAGTTGAAGGAGAAGACAGCG atTTCGACGTTGCAACTGAACGTTTGTGCTTGCAAAGACCACCACAAGATGGCGAAGAGAGATGTGACGACACAATTTACGAAGATCGAcgagtttttatgtgtttttgtcGGGGAGACTTGTGTAATAGTGGAATAGCAATAACAATGGAAATAATGGTTCAGGCGTCTGTGTTCCTAACAATCATCACCTGGTGGAAGATAACGAATTTAATCACCATATGA